In one window of Paraflavitalea soli DNA:
- a CDS encoding DUF433 domain-containing protein: MESLLSRISINPEVSHGKPTIRNMRYTVESIMEYLAGGDTIEDILSEFPDLQREDILACLAYATASMKFKDIEIPAA; encoded by the coding sequence ATGGAAAGTCTTTTATCACGCATATCAATAAATCCTGAAGTTTCGCATGGCAAACCTACCATCCGGAATATGAGGTATACTGTCGAATCAATAATGGAATACCTTGCCGGTGGCGATACTATTGAAGATATTCTAAGCGAGTTTCCAGACTTACAAAGGGAAGATATCCTCGCTTGCCTCGCCTATGCCACCGCTTCCATGAAATTCAAAGATATTGAGATACCTGCTGCATGA
- a CDS encoding DUF5615 family PIN-like protein yields MRLKFFIDAHLPQSLVSFFSEHDVVHSSELSEGNLTSDKTINALSIAELRIVITKDSDFYYSYLAVKEPYKLVLVKLGNMRLKDLKKYFEQNAPQIITLMQESSFIILEPEKIRILE; encoded by the coding sequence ATGAGATTGAAGTTCTTTATAGATGCACATTTGCCACAATCATTAGTTTCCTTTTTTAGCGAGCATGATGTCGTTCATTCGTCTGAGCTTTCAGAAGGCAACCTGACTTCTGACAAAACAATTAACGCACTTTCAATAGCAGAACTACGGATCGTTATTACTAAAGATTCTGATTTTTACTACTCCTACCTTGCCGTCAAAGAGCCGTATAAACTGGTTCTGGTGAAACTTGGGAATATGCGCTTAAAAGACCTAAAGAAATATTTTGAGCAAAATGCTCCGCAAATAATCACTTTAATGCAGGAAAGCTCTTTTATCATCCTTGAGCCAGAGAAAATAAGAATACTAGAATAG
- a CDS encoding ligase-associated DNA damage response DEXH box helicase produces the protein MKLHSTIGYKIIQQWLAAKGHQPFPFQEETWEHIIHHKSGLVNAPTGFGKTFSVFLGAVIDFINQHPNNYQAKSKNGLQLLWVTPLRALGKDIARAMEEVISELGMNWKVGIRNGDTDVNERQRQKRQMPEALVITPESLHLLLAQKGYAEVFKSLKIIAIDEWHELIGSKRGVQIELAITRIVHVQQAQFNTHCSVWGISATIGNLDQAQEVLLAPVGGIGETVKARLRKEVAIESIVPDEIEQYPWAGHLGIKLAHKVLPIINDSRTTLIFINTRGMSERWYQTLLNIAPDLAGAIALHHGSIEQELRIWVEENLHSGKLKAVVCTASLDLGVDFRPVETVIQVGSPKGVARFLQRAGRSGHQPGEVSKIYFLPTHSLELVEAAALKSAIEENFIESREPMLLCYDVLIQFLGTLAISEGFKPDELYKEIIATYCYRDMTPDEWAALIHFVTAGGTALQQYDDYKKIEVIDDIYRITSRRIAMRHRLHIGTIVSESMMKVKFMSGGFIGVIEEYFISRLTPGDVFTLAGRNLELVMVKDMTAIVRKSNATKSIVPSWQGGRMPLSANLGKKLREKFNEALERSKGTRDIELEVLQPLFQLQEDLSHVPKANELLIEQIETKDGFHLFVFPFEGRLVHEAMAAILAYRISKIRPITFSFAMNDYGFELLSDQPIPVDDTNAYELFTPDDLLADIQRSVNATEMAKRKFRDIAVIGGLIFQGFPGEQKKARHLQSSASLLFNVFSEYEPKNLLLRQAYQEVLDQQMEEVRLRNMLERIQQSNIILTFPERLTPFCFPIKVDSMRENLTSEKLEDRVKKMQLQLSK, from the coding sequence TTGAAGCTTCATTCAACAATAGGATACAAGATCATTCAGCAATGGCTGGCCGCCAAAGGCCATCAGCCATTTCCTTTCCAGGAAGAAACCTGGGAGCATATCATCCATCACAAAAGCGGCCTCGTCAACGCCCCTACCGGGTTTGGTAAAACATTCTCCGTATTCCTGGGCGCCGTGATCGATTTCATCAACCAGCATCCCAACAATTACCAGGCAAAATCAAAGAATGGCCTGCAGCTCTTGTGGGTAACACCCCTGCGTGCGCTGGGAAAAGATATTGCCCGCGCCATGGAAGAGGTGATCAGCGAACTGGGTATGAACTGGAAAGTGGGCATCCGCAATGGCGATACCGATGTAAACGAACGGCAACGGCAGAAAAGACAGATGCCGGAAGCACTTGTCATTACTCCCGAAAGCCTGCACCTGCTACTGGCCCAAAAGGGATATGCAGAAGTATTCAAATCTCTTAAAATAATAGCCATTGATGAATGGCATGAACTGATCGGCAGCAAGCGCGGTGTGCAGATCGAACTGGCCATTACCAGGATCGTGCATGTACAGCAGGCCCAGTTCAATACACATTGTTCCGTATGGGGTATCAGTGCCACCATTGGCAATCTCGATCAGGCACAGGAAGTATTGCTGGCCCCTGTGGGCGGCATTGGCGAGACCGTCAAGGCCCGCCTGCGCAAAGAAGTGGCCATTGAATCCATTGTACCCGACGAAATAGAGCAATACCCCTGGGCCGGACACTTGGGTATTAAGCTGGCCCATAAAGTACTCCCCATCATTAACGATAGCCGTACCACCCTCATCTTTATCAATACCAGGGGCATGAGTGAAAGGTGGTACCAAACCTTATTGAATATAGCACCTGACCTGGCAGGTGCCATTGCCCTGCACCACGGCAGCATCGAGCAGGAGCTCCGCATTTGGGTGGAAGAGAACCTGCACAGTGGTAAACTCAAAGCAGTAGTATGCACCGCCAGCCTCGACCTGGGCGTAGATTTTCGCCCCGTAGAAACCGTCATCCAGGTAGGATCTCCTAAAGGCGTAGCCCGCTTTCTCCAAAGGGCCGGACGTAGCGGTCACCAGCCCGGCGAAGTAAGCAAAATTTACTTCCTGCCTACCCATTCCCTGGAACTGGTAGAAGCAGCAGCCCTGAAATCCGCCATAGAAGAAAACTTTATTGAAAGCCGGGAGCCCATGCTCCTCTGTTACGATGTGTTGATCCAGTTCCTCGGCACCCTGGCCATATCCGAGGGTTTCAAACCCGATGAGTTATACAAGGAGATCATTGCTACTTACTGCTATCGTGATATGACGCCGGACGAGTGGGCAGCCCTCATCCATTTTGTAACAGCCGGCGGTACCGCCCTGCAGCAATATGATGACTATAAAAAGATAGAAGTAATAGATGACATATACCGTATTACCAGCCGGCGCATTGCCATGAGGCACCGGTTGCACATCGGTACTATTGTGAGCGAGTCCATGATGAAAGTAAAATTCATGAGCGGCGGTTTTATTGGTGTAATTGAAGAATATTTTATCTCCCGGCTGACACCCGGCGATGTATTTACCCTCGCCGGCAGAAACCTGGAACTCGTCATGGTCAAAGACATGACAGCCATCGTACGTAAATCAAATGCCACCAAATCCATTGTTCCCAGTTGGCAGGGAGGAAGGATGCCTTTATCCGCCAACCTCGGCAAAAAATTGCGGGAGAAGTTTAATGAGGCACTTGAACGCAGCAAAGGAACCAGGGATATTGAGTTGGAAGTATTACAACCCTTGTTCCAGTTACAGGAAGATCTTTCCCATGTGCCCAAGGCCAATGAGCTGCTGATCGAACAGATAGAAACAAAAGACGGTTTTCACTTATTCGTATTCCCCTTTGAAGGAAGGCTGGTGCATGAAGCCATGGCGGCGATACTGGCCTATCGCATCAGTAAGATTCGCCCCATCACTTTTTCCTTTGCCATGAATGACTACGGCTTTGAGCTGTTAAGCGATCAACCCATTCCCGTAGATGATACCAATGCTTATGAACTGTTTACACCCGATGACCTGCTCGCCGATATCCAGCGAAGCGTGAATGCCACCGAAATGGCAAAACGTAAGTTCAGGGATATTGCTGTCATCGGCGGCCTTATTTTCCAGGGCTTTCCCGGCGAACAAAAGAAAGCAAGACACCTGCAATCCTCCGCCTCCCTGCTGTTCAACGTGTTTTCAGAATACGAGCCTAAAAACCTGTTGCTCAGGCAGGCATACCAGGAAGTCCTGGACCAGCAAATGGAAGAAGTACGCCTGCGCAATATGCTGGAGCGGATCCAGCAATCCAATATCATACTTACTTTTCCGGAAAGATTGACCCCTTTCTGTTTCCCCATCAAAGTAGACAGCATGCGGGAAAACCTCACTTCCGAAAAACTGGAAGACCGGGTAAAGAAGATGCAACTGCAGCTTAGCAAGTAA
- a CDS encoding heme-binding domain-containing protein: MKKKILLFLLFVIIGIQFIRPDRNESVGIVTTNDITQQYRIPADISNILKRSCNDCHSNNTHYPWYTNIQPVGWWMQEHVEDGKRDLNFSEFGTYKPKDQDHAMKEIVEVIEKNEMPLNSYLWMHGEAKLSEEDKAALIDWAKKLRAEIAAVK; this comes from the coding sequence ATGAAAAAGAAAATACTGTTGTTCCTTTTGTTTGTCATAATAGGCATTCAATTCATCAGGCCCGATCGTAATGAATCTGTTGGCATTGTCACTACCAATGATATTACCCAGCAATACCGGATCCCGGCGGACATCAGCAATATACTCAAACGTTCCTGCAACGACTGCCATTCCAACAACACCCATTATCCCTGGTACACCAATATCCAACCTGTGGGCTGGTGGATGCAGGAACATGTGGAAGATGGCAAGCGCGACCTGAACTTTAGTGAATTCGGTACTTACAAACCCAAAGACCAGGATCATGCGATGAAGGAGATTGTGGAGGTCATTGAAAAAAATGAGATGCCATTGAACAGTTATTTATGGATGCACGGAGAAGCTAAACTCAGTGAAGAAGACAAAGCCGCGCTAATTGACTGGGCAAAGAAACTAAGGGCTGAAATAGCAGCTGTGAAATAG
- the pdeM gene encoding ligase-associated DNA damage response endonuclease PdeM, with protein MQVPVSHKLLQHQFWLSPDRCVFWEEEKALIVSDLHFGKTGHFRKHGIPVPQTVYKNDLQRLVNQIQYFQPKQLIVVGDLFHSRENKELELFKRWRHDFPALPILLVRGNHDILHEQWYREAAIDVIEDSLCLNTHFHFIHDLLPDQMNNSRKQFYFSGHLHPGIRVNGLGKQSLSFPCFYFTNTFCVLPAFGEFTGLAMINPAAHENVFAIVNKQIIQLQ; from the coding sequence ATGCAGGTACCCGTTTCACATAAGTTATTGCAGCACCAGTTCTGGCTTTCGCCCGATCGTTGTGTTTTCTGGGAAGAAGAAAAAGCCCTGATCGTTTCAGACCTTCATTTCGGAAAAACGGGCCATTTCCGCAAACATGGTATTCCCGTTCCACAAACTGTTTATAAGAACGATCTCCAGCGCCTGGTCAATCAAATACAATACTTCCAGCCCAAACAACTAATTGTAGTAGGTGATCTCTTTCACAGCCGCGAAAACAAAGAACTGGAACTGTTCAAGAGATGGCGCCACGATTTTCCCGCGCTACCCATCCTGCTGGTGAGGGGCAATCATGACATCCTGCACGAACAATGGTACCGCGAAGCGGCGATCGATGTCATCGAAGACTCCCTTTGCCTCAATACCCATTTTCATTTTATACATGACCTGCTGCCAGACCAAATGAATAACTCCCGGAAGCAGTTTTACTTTTCCGGTCACCTGCATCCCGGTATCCGCGTGAATGGACTGGGAAAGCAATCCCTCTCCTTCCCCTGCTTTTACTTCACCAACACGTTTTGTGTGCTGCCTGCATTCGGAGAGTTTACCGGACTCGCCATGATCAATCCCGCTGCCCATGAGAATGTCTTTGCGATCGTAAACAAACAGATCATCCAATTGCAATGA
- a CDS encoding histone deacetylase family protein produces the protein MSAPLLKIAYDPIYAHPLPEGHRFPMLKYELIPGQLLYEGSISPQNLFAPTACPDEVVLWTHDATYLEKLHRQTLSAKEQRHIGFPQSPALTQRELVIAQGTIDCCLYAFEYGVAMNVAGGTHHAFADHGEGFCLLNDFAVAANYLLHHQLAYKILIIDLDVHQGNGTARLFEHEPRVFTFSMHGDHNYPFHKEKSDLDIALKDGTHDNIYLPLLENTLQTLISQLQPDFAFFLSGVDILDTDKFGKLKVSMPGCRHRDEIVFNMLRRHGIPCTVAMGGGYSPDVKTIVEAHCNTFRAALDIYF, from the coding sequence ATGAGTGCACCACTCCTGAAGATCGCTTACGATCCTATCTACGCCCATCCCCTGCCCGAAGGCCACCGGTTTCCCATGCTGAAATATGAACTGATCCCCGGGCAGTTACTATATGAAGGCAGTATCAGCCCACAAAACCTGTTTGCACCAACCGCCTGTCCCGATGAAGTGGTGTTGTGGACACATGATGCCACCTACCTGGAAAAACTGCACCGGCAAACATTATCGGCCAAAGAGCAGCGCCATATCGGCTTTCCCCAATCGCCCGCATTAACACAGCGGGAACTGGTGATTGCTCAGGGCACTATTGATTGCTGTCTATATGCTTTTGAATATGGCGTAGCGATGAATGTGGCCGGCGGCACCCACCATGCATTTGCCGACCACGGAGAGGGATTTTGCCTGCTGAATGATTTTGCCGTAGCAGCTAATTACCTGCTGCACCATCAATTAGCCTACAAAATATTGATCATTGACCTCGACGTACACCAGGGCAATGGTACCGCCCGCTTATTTGAACATGAACCACGGGTATTCACTTTCAGTATGCATGGCGATCACAACTATCCTTTTCATAAAGAAAAAAGCGACCTCGACATCGCCTTGAAGGATGGCACGCATGACAATATTTACCTGCCCCTGCTGGAAAATACCCTGCAAACATTGATCAGCCAGTTACAACCCGACTTTGCCTTTTTCCTCTCAGGAGTGGATATTTTAGATACAGACAAGTTTGGTAAACTAAAGGTCTCCATGCCAGGTTGCCGCCACCGCGATGAGATCGTCTTCAACATGCTGCGCCGGCATGGGATACCTTGCACAGTGGCAATGGGCGGCGGTTATTCGCCCGATGTAAAAACTATCGTAGAAGCACATTGCAATACTTTCCGCGCAGCATTGGATATCTACTTTTAA
- a CDS encoding XRE family transcriptional regulator: MAIAGKNLKYLRKLRGWTQEEFSNKLGIKRSLLGAYEEERADPRIEVLEQVGEMFKLTLDELLLKDLGDSKGNYLAKRRAQKMATGSSEIQLVPVKAAAGYLAGYADPEFLDELNTFTLPMLAPGSYRAFEIVGDSMLPTPSGSVIVGEKVDDVEDVRNNNTYIVISRNEGIVYKRVLKNTRARNKFTLISDNVAYQPYNINAEDVIELWKATMVISKANTQQRWDVNQLANVVSDLQEQVSKLKKKKAN; the protein is encoded by the coding sequence ATGGCAATAGCTGGTAAAAACCTGAAGTACCTTCGTAAGTTGCGGGGGTGGACCCAGGAAGAGTTCTCCAATAAACTGGGCATCAAGCGTTCCTTACTGGGCGCTTACGAGGAGGAAAGAGCCGATCCTCGTATTGAAGTGCTGGAACAAGTGGGTGAAATGTTTAAGCTGACGCTGGATGAATTGTTGTTGAAAGACCTGGGGGATAGTAAGGGTAATTACTTGGCTAAACGACGTGCACAGAAAATGGCAACAGGATCCAGCGAGATCCAACTGGTGCCTGTAAAGGCTGCGGCCGGTTACCTGGCTGGTTATGCAGATCCGGAATTTCTGGATGAACTGAATACATTCACCTTGCCTATGTTGGCGCCGGGCTCTTACCGGGCTTTTGAAATTGTGGGAGACTCTATGTTGCCTACGCCCAGTGGTTCTGTGATAGTAGGCGAAAAGGTAGATGATGTGGAAGATGTGCGCAATAACAATACCTATATTGTTATCTCCCGTAATGAGGGCATTGTTTATAAACGAGTATTGAAAAATACACGTGCCAGAAATAAGTTCACCCTGATCAGCGACAATGTGGCCTACCAGCCTTATAATATCAATGCTGAAGATGTGATCGAATTGTGGAAGGCTACTATGGTGATCAGTAAGGCCAATACCCAACAACGCTGGGATGTGAATCAACTGGCCAATGTGGTGAGCGATCTGCAGGAGCAGGTGAGTAAGTTGAAGAAGAAGAAAGCGAACTAG
- a CDS encoding c-type cytochrome, translated as MKLLKKILKWTGIVILSLFLILAITVACRQNLHFDAPYPDIRASTDSSIVARGRYLAYGPGHCADCHRAEGSQALMLKGEDVPLTGGMPFKLPIANIYVRNITPDMETGIGKLTDQQIARLLRYGVRPDGTAVLDFMPFHDATDEDLTAIISFLRSQKPVKHKVPDHEVFLLGKVVKAFMIKPVGPSMPVRKSIPRDTTAVYGKYLANSIANCVGCHTNRDLTTGAMIGEPFSGGFPMESIIDPENYAVLTPNLTPDPTTGKLYGWSQDQFVKRFRQGRIIPHSPMPWPSFSRMSDDELKALYNYLQTLKPVKNEVKEVVTALKK; from the coding sequence ATGAAGTTGTTAAAGAAGATACTGAAATGGACAGGGATCGTTATTCTTTCCTTGTTCCTGATATTGGCCATCACCGTGGCCTGCCGGCAAAACCTGCACTTCGATGCCCCCTATCCCGATATCCGGGCCTCTACCGACAGCAGCATCGTGGCCCGCGGCAGGTACCTGGCATACGGTCCCGGTCATTGTGCCGATTGTCACCGCGCAGAAGGTTCACAAGCTTTGATGTTAAAAGGGGAAGATGTGCCCCTCACCGGCGGCATGCCATTTAAATTACCCATCGCCAACATTTATGTCAGGAATATTACGCCCGATATGGAAACAGGCATCGGTAAGTTGACCGATCAGCAAATTGCCCGCCTGTTAAGGTATGGTGTACGCCCCGATGGAACTGCCGTGCTCGACTTCATGCCTTTTCACGATGCCACCGATGAAGACCTCACTGCCATCATTTCTTTCCTGCGGAGCCAAAAACCAGTCAAACATAAAGTACCTGATCACGAGGTTTTTCTGCTGGGCAAAGTAGTAAAGGCCTTTATGATAAAACCAGTAGGCCCCAGCATGCCCGTGCGCAAAAGCATTCCGCGCGATACAACCGCTGTTTACGGTAAGTACCTCGCCAATAGTATTGCCAACTGCGTAGGCTGCCATACCAACCGCGATCTCACAACCGGCGCCATGATCGGAGAACCTTTTTCCGGCGGCTTTCCCATGGAATCGATTATTGATCCTGAAAACTACGCCGTGCTGACACCCAACCTTACACCCGATCCCACCACCGGTAAATTGTACGGCTGGTCACAGGATCAGTTTGTAAAACGGTTCCGCCAGGGAAGGATCATTCCCCACAGCCCCATGCCCTGGCCTTCTTTTTCCCGCATGAGTGATGATGAGCTCAAAGCTCTTTATAATTACCTGCAAACCCTTAAACCGGTAAAAAATGAGGTCAAAGAGGTAGTAACAGCCTTAAAAAAGTAA
- the secA gene encoding preprotein translocase subunit SecA → MLGFLSKMFGGSKSEKDIKNIQPIVQQVNQHFAAYQSLSNDQLRNKTQEFRQRIKAHLQKIDDEIAALNKQAEELDFSDINGKDTIYQQVDVLIKDRDKQIEEVLKEILPEAFAVVKETARRFKENTTISATATQLDRDLSVIPAKREYIRIEGDQAIFKNTWTAGGAPVTWNMVHYDVQLIGGTVLHEGKIAEMATGEGKTLVSTLPAYLNALAGEGVHIVTVNDYLAKRDSEWNGTIFEWLGLVVDCIDKHQPNSPERRKAYQADITYGTNNEFGFDYLRDNMVHTPEEMVQRKHHFAMVDEVDSVLIDDARTPLIISGPVPRGDDQQYHVLKGRVETLVGMQKQVTNKYLNEAKKLFESGDDEPKSGGLALMRAYRGLPKNSALIKFLSEPGVRVKLQKSENYYLADQQKQMPTVDQELYFHIDEKNNQVELTDKGIQAITKAGEDPEFFVLPDIGVQLAEIEKEVTDSEEKLQRKESVLNDYTIKADRIHTVQQLLKAYTLFDKDVEYVVLDGQVKIVDEQTGRILDGRRYSDGLHQAIEAKENVKIEAATQTYATITLQNFFRMYHKLAGMTGTAITEAGEFWDIYKLDVVTVPTNVTAIRKDHEDLVYKTKREKYKAVIDEIEKLRGEGRPVLVGTTSVEVSELLSKMMTGKKIPHNVLNAKQHAREAQVVAEAGLAGAITIATNMAGRGTDIKLGPGVKEAGGLAIIGTERHESRRVDRQLRGRAGRQGDPGTTQFYVSLEDELMRLFGSERIASIMDRFGYKEGEVIQHSMVTKSIERAQKKVEENNFGIRKRLLEYDDVMNKQRNVIYKKRNHALFGDRLALDLDNAFYIVAESLISGFQEQSDYEGFKMAAIVNFGIDSTITEEEFGKGNAVQLADKLYNEAITRYQRKLADVQQQAVPVFKNIRTSQGNHIENVVVPFTDGKKGMQVLANLNKTVETEGRELTNALERQITLAIIDDAWKEHLRSMDDLKQSVQTAYLEQKDPLVIYKITAFDLFKRMDSDVNKDIISFLCHANIPVEQNNGQQIKEGREEKTDMSRMQANKEDIDRRGDDYAANENDYFDPSNPPVKQEPVRVGPKVGRNDLCPCGSGKKFKNCHGKDA, encoded by the coding sequence ATGTTAGGTTTTTTATCGAAAATGTTCGGAGGCAGCAAGTCGGAGAAGGATATTAAAAATATTCAGCCCATTGTGCAGCAGGTTAACCAACACTTTGCTGCCTACCAATCCCTGTCCAATGACCAGTTAAGGAATAAAACACAGGAATTCCGTCAGCGCATAAAAGCCCATCTGCAAAAGATCGATGACGAAATTGCCGCCCTGAATAAGCAGGCCGAAGAACTGGACTTTAGCGATATCAATGGCAAGGACACCATCTACCAGCAGGTTGATGTGTTGATCAAAGACCGGGATAAACAAATAGAAGAAGTGCTGAAGGAGATCCTGCCGGAAGCCTTTGCTGTAGTGAAAGAGACAGCCCGCCGGTTTAAAGAAAATACAACCATCTCAGCCACGGCCACTCAATTGGATCGTGATCTGAGCGTAATCCCCGCAAAGAGGGAATATATCCGCATTGAAGGTGATCAGGCTATCTTTAAAAATACCTGGACCGCCGGCGGCGCACCCGTTACCTGGAATATGGTGCATTACGATGTACAGCTGATCGGTGGTACGGTACTGCACGAAGGAAAGATCGCTGAAATGGCAACGGGTGAAGGTAAAACACTCGTATCTACCCTGCCTGCCTATCTCAACGCTTTGGCCGGTGAGGGCGTTCACATTGTAACGGTGAACGACTACCTCGCAAAACGTGACTCCGAATGGAACGGCACCATCTTCGAATGGCTTGGACTCGTAGTAGACTGTATTGACAAACACCAGCCCAATAGTCCCGAAAGACGCAAAGCTTACCAGGCCGATATTACTTATGGTACCAACAACGAATTTGGTTTTGACTACCTGCGTGATAACATGGTGCACACACCGGAAGAAATGGTACAGCGCAAACACCATTTTGCCATGGTCGATGAGGTGGATAGCGTATTGATCGATGACGCCCGTACCCCTTTGATCATTTCAGGTCCTGTACCCCGTGGCGATGATCAGCAATACCATGTACTGAAGGGCCGCGTGGAAACGTTGGTAGGCATGCAAAAACAGGTGACCAACAAGTACCTCAACGAAGCAAAGAAATTATTTGAAAGCGGAGATGATGAACCCAAGAGTGGTGGTTTGGCCCTGATGCGTGCTTATCGTGGCTTACCCAAGAACAGCGCCCTGATCAAGTTCCTGAGTGAACCAGGCGTACGCGTGAAGCTCCAGAAATCAGAGAACTATTACCTGGCCGACCAGCAAAAGCAAATGCCTACGGTAGACCAGGAATTGTATTTCCATATCGACGAAAAGAACAACCAGGTTGAATTAACCGATAAAGGTATTCAGGCCATTACAAAAGCCGGAGAAGACCCTGAATTCTTTGTACTGCCTGATATTGGCGTGCAACTGGCCGAAATTGAGAAAGAAGTAACGGACAGTGAAGAAAAGCTGCAACGCAAAGAAAGTGTATTGAATGATTACACCATCAAGGCCGACCGTATCCATACTGTTCAGCAATTATTGAAAGCCTATACCCTGTTCGATAAGGATGTGGAATACGTAGTGTTGGATGGACAGGTGAAGATCGTAGACGAACAAACCGGTCGTATCCTGGATGGACGTCGTTACAGCGATGGTTTGCACCAGGCCATTGAAGCCAAGGAAAATGTAAAGATCGAAGCGGCTACCCAAACCTATGCCACCATCACCTTGCAGAACTTCTTCCGGATGTATCACAAGCTGGCCGGCATGACTGGTACCGCTATTACAGAAGCCGGTGAGTTCTGGGATATCTACAAGCTCGATGTGGTGACTGTTCCTACCAATGTTACAGCCATCCGTAAAGACCACGAAGACCTGGTCTATAAAACGAAACGCGAGAAATACAAGGCCGTTATTGATGAAATAGAAAAACTGCGCGGTGAAGGTCGCCCCGTACTGGTAGGTACCACCTCCGTAGAAGTAAGTGAATTGCTGAGCAAAATGATGACCGGTAAGAAGATCCCGCACAATGTATTGAACGCAAAACAACACGCCCGTGAAGCACAGGTGGTAGCAGAAGCTGGTTTAGCCGGCGCCATCACCATCGCCACCAACATGGCCGGTCGTGGTACAGATATCAAGCTGGGACCTGGTGTGAAAGAAGCAGGTGGTTTGGCCATCATTGGTACAGAACGCCACGAAAGCCGCCGAGTAGACAGGCAGTTGCGTGGTCGTGCGGGACGCCAGGGAGATCCCGGTACTACACAGTTCTATGTATCACTGGAAGATGAACTGATGCGTTTGTTCGGCAGTGAGCGTATCGCCTCTATCATGGACCGCTTTGGATACAAAGAAGGCGAAGTGATCCAGCACAGCATGGTGACCAAGAGCATCGAGCGTGCACAGAAAAAAGTAGAAGAAAATAACTTCGGTATACGTAAGCGCTTGCTGGAATATGATGACGTAATGAACAAACAGCGTAACGTGATCTATAAGAAGCGTAACCACGCCCTGTTTGGCGACCGCCTGGCGCTTGACCTTGACAATGCCTTTTATATTGTAGCAGAAAGCCTCATCAGTGGTTTCCAGGAGCAAAGTGATTATGAAGGCTTCAAAATGGCCGCCATTGTAAACTTTGGTATTGACAGCACCATCACCGAAGAAGAGTTTGGCAAAGGCAACGCCGTTCAGCTGGCCGATAAACTGTACAATGAAGCGATCACCCGTTACCAACGCAAGCTGGCCGATGTTCAGCAGCAGGCTGTACCGGTGTTCAAAAACATCCGTACATCCCAGGGCAATCATATCGAAAATGTGGTAGTTCCCTTTACCGATGGTAAGAAAGGCATGCAGGTGCTGGCCAACCTGAATAAAACAGTGGAGACAGAAGGACGTGAGCTCACCAATGCGCTCGAGCGTCAGATCACACTGGCCATCATCGATGATGCCTGGAAAGAACACCTGCGGTCTATGGACGACCTGAAGCAGAGTGTACAAACCGCCTACCTGGAACAGAAAGATCCCCTGGTGATCTATAAGATCACCGCCTTCGACCTGTTCAAACGTATGGATAGCGACGTAAACAAGGACATTATCAGTTTCCTCTGCCACGCCAATATCCCGGTTGAGCAAAACAATGGTCAGCAGATCAAGGAAGGACGCGAAGAGAAAACCGATATGAGCCGCATGCAGGCCAATAAGGAAGACATAGACCGCAGAGGCGATGATTATGCAGCCAATGAGAATGATTACTTTGACCCTTCCAATCCCCCTGTAAAGCAGGAGCCGGTGCGGGTAGGACCTAAAGTAGGACGTAATGATCTATGTCCTTGTGGTAGCGGTAAGAAGTTTAAGAACTGCCACGGTAAAGACGCATAA
- a CDS encoding GNAT family N-acetyltransferase translates to MITIEKYDSLSPAIKETLHHYIQAEFGHIPIVQETTWAQPDWTILQTEDDMIVTFFNIIERQVLLDGRPSKIAGINNVITPPPFRGKGYSSQALNSTTEFLFNELKSEHALLLCADAMIPFYNRLGWYTVNSTVYIEQPSGRKLWTANTMLLSPGKAITPAVIDLQGTPW, encoded by the coding sequence ATGATTACCATCGAAAAATACGACTCCCTTTCGCCTGCCATTAAAGAAACACTGCACCATTATATCCAGGCTGAATTTGGCCATATTCCCATCGTACAGGAAACCACCTGGGCTCAACCCGACTGGACAATTTTGCAAACAGAGGACGATATGATCGTAACCTTCTTCAACATTATTGAACGGCAGGTATTGCTGGATGGAAGACCCTCTAAAATAGCGGGCATTAATAACGTGATCACTCCCCCTCCTTTTCGGGGAAAAGGATATTCTTCTCAGGCACTTAACAGCACCACTGAATTCCTGTTCAATGAACTCAAAAGCGAACATGCTTTATTGCTTTGTGCCGATGCCATGATCCCCTTCTATAACAGGCTTGGATGGTATACCGTCAACAGTACCGTTTATATTGAGCAGCCATCCGGCAGGAAATTATGGACTGCCAATACCATGCTGCTAAGCCCCGGTAAAGCAATAACACCCGCAGTCATCGACCTGCAGGGAACACCCTGGTAA